The genomic region aatgtaaataagaaaaaggctcctcaacagcttccacccccaagccataagactgctgaacaattaataaaatcacCCGccaccaccggacaatttacattgacccctcccccttcctttttgtacactgctgctactcgctgtttattatctatgcatagtcacttcacccccacctacagtacatctacaaattacctcaactaacctgtacccccgcacactccGGTACCGGTGCCTCtgtgactcggtaccggtgccccctgtatacagcctcgttattgttattcttattgtgttacttggTTTTAttgctttttattttagcctacttggtaaatattttcttaacttttcttgaactgcactgttggttaagagcttgtaagtaaagcatttcacggtaaagtctacacttgttgtattcggtgcatgtgacaaataaagtttgatttgatgtctAGTTTGATGCTAAATAGCATTTTAGAATCTGAGAGCAAATAGAGAAGAATATATTGATAAatgtcaccttgtccgagagagattgacatggttatcaaaacgtcacaccaGGGGAAGTTTACACAatacacagcccttattttaagtgtttcttaAATCCccaatgggaaaaatgaatggtggaaaaacgtttggaaccatttccctgtttgacctctaagtttaatgggtattatgacacctccaccgTGGGGCTTctctgtccagtatctgtgttctttgcccatcttaatcttttattgtcttagatatggctttttctttgcaactctgcctagaaggccagcatcccggagtcgcctcttcactgttgacgttgagactggtgttttgcgggtactatttaatgaagctgccagttgaagacttgtgaggcgtctgtttctcaaactagacactctaatgtacttgtcctcttgctcagttgtgcaccggggcctcccactctttctattctggttagagccagtttgcgctgttctgtgaagggagtagtacacagcgttgtacgagatcttcagtttcttggcaatttctcgcatggaatagccttcgtttctcagaacaagaatataaTTTCAGAATAAAGGTCtatgtttctgaccattttgatgatgttccagacactcaactagtctaaagaatgccatttttattgcttctttaatcataacaacagttttcagctgtgctaacataattgcaaaagggttttctaatgatcaattagccttttcaaatgatagatttggattagctaacacaatgtgccattggaacacaggagtgatggttgctgataatgggcctctgtacacctatgtagatattccatcaacattctgcagtttccagctacaatagtcatttacaactttaacaatgtctacactgtatttctgatcaattttctGTTATTTTAATGtgcaaaaaaattgcttttctttcagaaacaaggacatttctaagtgaccccaaacttttgaactgtagtgtacaaattaaaatatataaaaaagatacaaatatttgtatttatttaaatgtttttatgaATATTGATAGCAATAATGGAATAAACAAAATGTGTATTACATATCTATAGTAGAAAAGAGAAGAATATATTATTTTAGAAATGTGTatgttttttctctccaattCCTATTATTGAGCAAATCACACTTTCAAAAAGCCCCCATTGCTTCAAGGGCCACTGGCTGCTGATAGGCTTTCTTGACTTTACAATAGTTTTTTGCCAACTCATCCTTGTTGCCTTTAATCTCTGTTTTACCAGCTAAACAGCTGCTCTTAGCAGAAAATGTTTTTGAGTTACCTTTCTAGCTAATTGTTTATGTTCGGGTTTACACGTTCTCTTCCAATTAGGCTAGCATGTGTTGAGGTCAAAAAGATCTACCAAATCTATTCATTTGAAAATGTTGATTACTTCTCCTTGACATGATCATTCACCAGATGATGAGACAAGATACAATACATtatgtttttaaatatatttttgccaACATGTGATTGGGATTCCTGCCATGTCATCCGGTTTGTCTGGCAGGGGGTCACTGGGTAAGAAAATGTTGAAGACCCCTGTCAAAGACAGTGCAGTCTGAGCCCCTGCCCGAAAATAATTTATCCCCCGCCCCTCATCCTCTCTGTTGCCATGGAAGCACCAGATATAGCACTTGATTGGCTTGCATGGGTAAGCACGTGCTAGATGAGGCTTCAAATTTGACAACTTGCCCAGATGTAATTATTGCAGAGTCGAAGCAGTGTGTGTTAACGTGGTTTGTGGTGTTGATTAGCTCAAATTTACAACATGGTCGAGGCATTCGTTGGAACTTGGAAAATGACTTCCAGCGAGAATTTTGATGAATATATGAAGGCAATAGGTGAAGTCTTACCTTATTAAACAAAGTAGTTTTTTTAATGAAAGACAATGTTGCATGTCGCTCTAGAACCTTACTAAAGTTGATTAGATAAATATCCGTTTGTTTCACAGGTGTGGGTTTTGCTACTCGGCAGATGGGGAATCTGGCGAAGCCCAATTTGCTGTTCAGCATCGAAGACGGTGTAATATCAATGAAATCCCAGAGCACTTTCAAAACCACAGAGGCCAAGTTTAAATTGAATGAAGAATTCGACGAGATGACTGCAGATGACAGGAAAACCAAGGTGGGTGCAGGAGCCACACCATAGACATGCCGGTTGTTACAGTAGTGTGGCTTCCAATTGATtgatttttaaatgtaatttcacTTAATTTTTAATTTAGTGAGTTGTGCCCTCCTGACACTACACTATTTCCAGACTCTGATGACCTTTGAGAACGGAAAACTGGTGCAAAAACAAACTTGGGACGGCAAGACTACCACGCTCGAGCGGGAGTTGCAAGATGGAAAATTGATTGCGGTAAGGTTTAATGTCTTGCTTGCTTTTCCCTTCTCTACTTGGTTTGACATATGCGCTGGGAAGCGTGGCTTGATAAGCACTTGCAGTCATGTGCAACACGCTACTTAATTATTTTAAACTGAAGGATTCATTGGTTATCGAGTGCTAATGAACCCAATGATTTACATAAACCCGGGATTGCTGCTGCGTGTGTTGACATTGTCATTGCGAGGCCTTGCTGCCACCGGTCCTCCATAGGCACTATCCAGTAGGACCAGTCCTCCATAGGCACTATCCAGTAGGACCAGTCCTCCATAGGCACTATCCAGTAGGACCAGTCCTCCATAGGCACTATCCAGTAGGACCAGTCCTCCATAGGCACTATCCAGTAGGACCAGTCCTCCATAGGCACTATCCAGTAGGACCAGTCCTCCATAGGCACTATCCAGTTTTGACCAGTCCCCCATAGGCACTATCCAGTAGGACCAGTCCCCCATAGGCACTATCCAGTAGGACCAGTCCCCCATAGGCACTATCCAGTAGGACCAGTCCCCCATAGGCACTATCCAGTAGGACCAGTCCCCCATAGGCACTATCCAGTAGGACCAGTCCCCCATAGGCACTATCCAGTAGGACCAGTCCCCCATAGGCACTATCCAGTAGGACCAGTCCCCCATAGGCACTATCCAGTAGGACCAGTCCCCCATAGGCACTATCCAGTAGGACCAGTCCCCCATAGGCACTATCCAGTAGGACCAGTCCCCCATAGGCACTATCCAGTAGGACCAGTCCCCCATAGGCACTATCCAGTAGGACCAGTCCCCCATAGGCACTATCCAGTAGGACCAGTCCCCCATAGGCACTATCCAGTAGgaccagtcctccataggaatgaatggaatgcatgtttttttttttgggggggggtgtagtgTGGACAGTAACATCAGTTTCCTTAGAGCAATTTATAATGCATTATTTAGCTCACATAATGTGAGTGTCtgttattgaataaatgaatatAGATTCCAACATGTATTTTATGGTTGAATATTAAGGTGGCTGCACAGTGGTATCAGTAGTGCCCCCGGTCAGTCATCCAGGGTTTGTGGTTGTATTAAACCTGTTAACTTATCTACACTCTGTTCATTGGCCAACATGGTCAGTTCCCTCTTATAGTTGACGTTTTAACTCCTACCCTGTCACATTTAGCTTACGTGATAATGCCCTTCAGTTTAAAGGAAGTTAACGTGGGTTGGCTCATTCAGACTGCAGTTTCAAGTGGAACTACAAGGACTGACACTCAGGCTGATTTGGTGCTTTGTTCATCACTGAATGTGTCATTACATTTTGACTTCTAGGTTCTGACACGTGTTGTCATTGCTTGACCCAAAGCGTGTACTGCTCTCTATTCCAGAAATGTGTTATGGATGATGTGGTGGCGCTGAGGACCTATGTGAGAGAGGTGTGATTCCAGTCTGCTGAATTCAAGACCCCCACCAGCAAAACATGCATGTTTTTGATATCTGTTCAATACCTACCATGTAATATTCACTGACTCAATTGGTACCAAAATCCCATGAAGCTTTCAATAAAGTCAATTGTTCTGCTTTGTGAAAAGTGGTGTTTCCTTCATTGCAATATGTAGGCCAGTTCGGAGGCCAAGGCCTATTCAGCAAACTTAATCCATGTGGATTACAAACTGGCAAATCTCTGGTCTATCCTGAGTACTTCGGTTGTAGGTGGTGCTAACATTCAATACATTTCAGTGTCAATTTTTCTCCAATAAATATATGTTGGCTTACTTAGTGTAACGTACGGTGTTCACGGCAAAATACATTGATTTCACACTACCTATTTTGAGAACTGGTGACCAAGTAGAAATGTCCAAAACTGACCATGTCTACAATGCAAAAAATGCTTGACTAGTGGGGGAAATTATTCTTTATTGTGACACTGGGCTGTCATCACTCCTAAACCACTGAGGAATATGAAGTATTGTCTGAGGGGTGGCATGGTAACTAAACCCTGGATGCCTTCATATTAGTGTGCTGCTGCTAACTAGCTATTAACTTGAGAACCTGAGAATTTCTTTGCCCATTTAGGCCTGTTCTATGCTGGGAACTTTTCAGGTGTTTCTGAATATGACTACTNNNNNNNNNNNNNNNNNNNNNNNNNNNNNNNNNNNNNNNNNNNNNNNNNNNNNNNNNNNNNNNNNNNNNNNNNNNNNNNNNNNNNNNNNNNNNNNNNNNNNNNNNNNNNNNNNNNNNNNNNNNNNNNNNNNNNNNNNNNNNNNNNNNNNNNNNNNNNNNNNNNNNNNNNNNNNNNNNNNNNNNNNNNNNNNNNNNNNNNNNNNNNNNNNNNNNNNNNNNNNNNNNNNNNNNNNNNNNNNNNNNNNNNNNNNNNNNNNNNNNNNNNNNNNNNNNNNNNNNNNNNNNNNNNNNNNNNNNNNNNNNNNNNNNNNNNNNNNNNNNNNNNNNNNNNNNNNNNNNNNNNNNNNNNNNNNNNNNNNNNNNNNNNNNNNNNNNNNNNNNNNNNNNNNNNNNNNNNNNNNNNNNNNNNNNNNNNNNNNNNNNNNNNNNNNNNNNNNNNNNNNNNNNNNNNNNNNNNNNNNNNNNNNNNNNNNNNNNNNNNNNNNNNNNNNNNNNNNNNNACTACGTTTTCAAAGTTGCTTTCTATATAAAGCATGTTCGACAATCCCATATAGACATAACTAAAGTATTAGCAGATCCAGTTCATGTGTAACTCTTTAAGATACATTGCAGGTGTCTTAGTTCTCCTTCAAAGCTGCAGGAGTTCTATTTTTACAATATTATATTTGACCAAAATCCTTCTTAGTGCACTCTGATAATGAACCAAATGACAGCAATAGTCAGTCCTTTCCTACCTTGGAGGCCATATCAGGGCTCACAACAACATTTAACATTAATTATTCATGATAAAAACATATAGGATAGAACACTTATCTATGTTCCTTTATACAGCAGTACTGACCAAGGGAGGTGGCATTAGCCTACCCAATCCCCCTCATTGCCAGAGGGGAAAAACAGATGAGACAGCCAGGTACTCCTGCTGGGTTTGTGGAGTGTTAGGGGGAGGCAGGTTGGCGGGGATCTAAGTTGTGGCCTTCCGGTCCTGATGATCACAAGATTTCAGAAGGCCCCGATCTGTCCCCCAGGGCCTTTAAGGCTGTTTTCTCAGGGCTGTGGAGGAGCCTGATGAATTGAGGGCTGCCGGGGACACTAGGGGAAAAGTAGTGAAGGAGaaggcagacagggaggagagaggtggtggttgGAAGAGCTTGGAGGCTGAGACTGACAGGGCCAGCCCCAGGGGTAGATTGTCATTGGGGGGCACCCTGAGTGCCTTTGAGGGGGCCATCACACTGAGTCTGGAGGTCACTGAGGTATCAGTTGAACAGGGGatgacatggaggaggaggagatggagcagGAGGAGGGTTGGCTGCTGGTACTGTGGGGGGCTAGTGTCCGTCCCTGGGGGAGTGGTAAGAGGGGGTGTGGCAGGTGGGCGGAGGGTGTCCTCAAAGCGGAGCCCCAGGCTAGTTGTCCAGTCAATCCAGTGTGGATGTCTCTCAGAGGCGTAGTTGTTGAGGTGAGAGACCAGGCGTACGCGGAGTGGGTCGACACTGTTCCAGCCCTCCGTGATGCTTAGGTAGCGGGCCGTCTCTGACAGACACTCCCTGAAGCCCAGGCTGCGGTAGTCCTTGGCCAGGGCGTGGGCTTCAAAATACCCTAccaggagagggaggcagagggtcAGTAACAGGAACTACAACACAGGAGTATGCAGAGCACTACAGAACTACAGGAACAAAAGGGCACGGAGACACTTGGTTCTAATTCTGTGGTGGAGCTTTAAGGATATGCCTAGTTCCTGACAAATATGCAGAAGTTTTTCTAGAAGTTTCCCAATcacatttcttttttttacagCCTTTCATAACAAATCAAATCTTTGTATTGTTTTGGTATTGACTCACCTTGTCCACTGGCAGCATGTATCATCTTCCAATGATGCAGTAATCTGCAAGATTTCAGCTTTTTCCCATTTTGACAATCCCTGTAAAAGGCAAACATTCGATTAGATTGTGTTGCTTGTAAAAGTCCTAACCTAAAATGTAGAAAAGCCAGAAGTTGACAGATTATACTATGAATCTAATATATACACAATGTACTGAAGCGACCTGCTTCTCAAACGCACAAGTCTGACATCAGTCAGGCTGTTGAGTCGGTCACGTCGCCGTTTCTCAATAATCTGTGGATGAGAGCGAGGGAGGATTTTTAATTGGTTAATTTGTAACACTCTCATAGTCGTTTTCTGGATGAGTTGGAGTGGTTGTCGGGGTGACATCAAGTCATGCGGAGAGTCAAGGTTTCAGAAATAAAAATAGGACCTTTCCTAGACACTTGGAACAAACAGCAATGTTGCAGTCATCACAGCACCACTGGTCCCAGTAGTCATATTCAGAAGCACCTGAATGCTGCTGAAAAGTTCCCAGCATAGAACAGGCCTAAATGGGCAAAGAAATTCAGGTTTTAAAGTTCAGTAATAGCTAGTTAGCAGCAGCACACTAATATGAAGGTATCCAGGGTTTAGTTACCATGCCACTGCTCAGACAATACTTCATATTCCTCAGTGGTTTGTGTGATGACAGCCCAGTGTCACAATGAATAATTTCCCCCACTAGTCAGTCATGGCATTTTTTGCATCCTATTGTAGACAGTCAGTTTTGGACATTTCTACTTGGTCACCAGTTCTCAAAATAGGTAGTGTGAAATCAATGTATTTTGCCGGGAACACTGTGTACGTTACACTAAGCCAACATATATTTATTGGAGAAAAATTGACACTGAAATGTATTGAATGTTAGCACCACCTACAACCGAAGTACTCAGGATAGACCAGAGATTTGCCAGTTTGTAATCCACATGGATTAAGTTTGCTGAATAGGCCTTGGCCTCTGAACTGGCCTACATATTGCAATGAAGGAAACACCACTTTTCACAAAGCAGAACAATTGACTTTATTGAAAGCTTCATGGGATTTTGGTACCAATTGAGTCAGTGAATATTACATGGTAGGTATTGAACAGATATCAAAAACATGCATGTTTTGCTGGT from Oncorhynchus masou masou isolate Uvic2021 chromosome 29, UVic_Omas_1.1, whole genome shotgun sequence harbors:
- the LOC135520861 gene encoding fatty acid-binding protein, adipocyte-like; translation: MVEAFVGTWKMTSSENFDEYMKAIGVGFATRQMGNLAKPNLLFSIEDGVISMKSQSTFKTTEAKFKLNEEFDEMTADDRKTKTLMTFENGKLVQKQTWDGKTTTLERELQDGKLIAKCVMDDVVALRTYVREV